From a region of the Helianthus annuus cultivar XRQ/B chromosome 5, HanXRQr2.0-SUNRISE, whole genome shotgun sequence genome:
- the LOC110938730 gene encoding transcription repressor OFP8 codes for MENRLKLKLSKLFETCRSKNISDVSCEPFFFPENRHHRQLIALFSPNPHPNIPIKPSPVSADTDFRPNKTTKKKPRHRKPKKIECFSSTTHNYYYDWRSSDDEDDTSDETTLFSSRSESSGSFHKNRACRKSEKNNGKLVKDSIAVAKKSSNPYEDFRVSMVEMIVEKQIFGAEELTNLFECFISLNSGEHHRVICEVFVEILDAMFPSCD; via the coding sequence ATGGAGAACCGTTTGAAGCTAAAACTCTCCAAACTCTTCGAAACATGCCGGTCAAAAAACATTTCTGACGTCTCCTGCGAACCGTTTTTTTTTCCCGAAAACCGCCACCACCGGCAACTCATTGCTCTGTTTTCCCCAAACCCCCACCCAAATATCCCCATAAAACCCTCCCCTGTTTCAGCCGATACCGACTTCCGGCCAAATAAAACCACCAAAAAGAAACCCCGTCACCGGAAACCCAAAAAAATCGAATGTTTCTCATCAACAACACATAACTACTACTACGATTGGCGTAGCAGTGACGATGAAGACGATACGAGTGATGAAACCACTCTGTTTTCATCTCGTTCGGAATCATCGGGTTCTTTTCATAAAAACAGAGCATGCCGGAAGTCTGAGAAGAATAATGGGAAGTTGGTTAAGGATAGTATTGCGGTAGCAAAGAAATCCAGCAATCCGTATGAAGATTTCAGGGTGTCAATGGTGGAAATGATTGTGGAGAAGCAGATATTTGGGGCAGAAGAGCTTACGAATTTGTTTGAGTGTTTTATTTCGTTGAATTCCGGTGAACATCATAGAGTAATCTGTGAGGTTTTTGTTGAGATTTTGGATGCTATGTTTCCTAGTTGTGATTGA